One window of Streptomyces sp. SUK 48 genomic DNA carries:
- a CDS encoding PP2C family protein-serine/threonine phosphatase, with amino-acid sequence MRSRVGSAGGRRFWQSSHALLLLPVTLIVVITVVDVQAPESIHLGPALVIAPALTPSFAGPRTTAAVGALATLAQIVIGIAHGGIGTSNHIVQIITLAVLSVMVVLYSALRERRQAQLAQVRTVAEAAQHVLMWPLPEQIGPLRIASLYLAAEDEAQIGGDLYAATVCDNAVRVLIGDVRGKGLPAIGEAALLLSAFRESAHRHRTLEDLVDTLEQSVTRYTADLESEDEAGERFATALLVEIPDRDQITRMTSCGHPPPLLLSPGHVVTMPSLHPSPPLGVQGLPASVEHTLDVFSFEPGDTLLLYTDGVVEARDARGRFYPLAERVARWTDDSPEALLHHIRRDLLAHAGGRLGDDAALIALHRTPVDRHRHHGHGRGHGRTAARQDTAGAERP; translated from the coding sequence ATGAGATCGAGGGTCGGGTCGGCGGGCGGGCGGCGATTCTGGCAGTCGTCGCACGCGTTGCTGCTGCTGCCGGTCACCCTGATCGTGGTGATCACCGTGGTGGACGTACAGGCGCCGGAGAGCATCCACCTCGGCCCGGCCCTGGTGATCGCGCCCGCGCTGACGCCGTCCTTCGCCGGCCCCCGGACCACCGCGGCCGTCGGCGCGCTGGCCACGCTCGCGCAGATCGTCATAGGCATCGCCCACGGCGGGATCGGCACCTCGAACCACATCGTGCAGATCATCACCCTCGCGGTGCTCTCGGTGATGGTGGTCCTCTACAGCGCCCTGCGCGAACGGCGCCAGGCCCAGCTGGCCCAGGTCCGCACGGTCGCCGAGGCCGCGCAGCACGTGCTGATGTGGCCGCTGCCCGAGCAGATCGGCCCGCTGCGGATCGCCTCGCTGTACCTGGCCGCGGAGGACGAGGCCCAGATCGGCGGCGACCTCTACGCGGCGACCGTGTGCGACAACGCCGTACGGGTCCTGATCGGGGACGTGCGCGGCAAGGGGCTGCCCGCCATCGGGGAGGCCGCGCTGCTGCTGAGCGCGTTCCGGGAGAGCGCCCACCGGCATCGCACGCTGGAGGACCTGGTCGACACGCTGGAGCAGAGCGTCACCCGGTACACGGCCGATCTGGAGTCGGAGGACGAGGCGGGCGAGCGGTTCGCCACCGCGCTGCTCGTGGAGATCCCGGACCGGGACCAGATCACCCGGATGACCAGCTGCGGGCATCCTCCGCCGCTGCTGCTGAGCCCGGGGCACGTGGTGACGATGCCGAGTCTGCACCCCTCTCCGCCGCTCGGTGTGCAGGGGCTGCCGGCGAGCGTGGAGCACACGCTGGACGTCTTCTCCTTCGAGCCCGGTGACACGCTGCTGCTCTACACCGACGGCGTGGTGGAGGCGCGGGACGCCCGGGGCCGGTTCTATCCGCTGGCGGAGCGGGTGGCGCGGTGGACCGACGACAGCCCCGAGGCGCTGCTTCACCACATCCGCCGCGATCTGCTCGCGCACGCCGGGGGCCGGCTGGGCGACGACGCCGCGCTGATCGCGCTGCACCGCACCCCCGTCGACCGGCATCGCCACCACGGCCATGGGCGCGGCCACGGGCGGACGGCCGCGCGGCAGGACACGGCGGGCGCCGAGCGGCCGTAG
- a CDS encoding MFS transporter, whose protein sequence is MLAAFTFNTAESLPVGLLNAISRGLRVPPPTVGLLVTGYGATVALASLPLAHATRTVPRRHVLTGLLAALVLSSLLAASARSYGPLLAARLLTALAQALFWAVMGPVAVGLFAPERRGRVIGALSIGGSLALVLGVPAGTWLGGRTDWRVPMGALAALGLVPLLVIAVLLPTSPAEAEPAAHGTAPDTRRFATVLAAGALSATGAFTGYTYLVPFLGSVSGFSPGAVDTLLVVFGTACLAGVGVTGAFLDRFPRAALMTAVAVQAAGLLGLRAGGTHPVAAVVFLALTGGALGPVFMATQHEMLSCAPGRTDLALAANSGAYNAGIAAGAALGALILPLADVRGAFLAGGLLTAGSCAVLLAGRAPRR, encoded by the coding sequence ATGCTGGCCGCCTTCACCTTCAACACGGCGGAGAGCCTCCCGGTCGGCCTGCTGAACGCGATCTCCCGCGGCCTGCGGGTGCCGCCGCCGACGGTCGGCCTGCTGGTCACCGGTTACGGCGCGACGGTCGCCCTCGCCTCCCTGCCGCTCGCCCACGCCACCCGGACGGTGCCCCGGCGCCATGTGCTCACCGGGCTGCTGGCCGCGCTCGTGCTCTCCAGCCTGCTCGCCGCGTCCGCCCGTTCCTACGGGCCCCTGCTCGCGGCCCGGCTGCTGACCGCGCTCGCGCAGGCATTGTTCTGGGCGGTGATGGGCCCGGTCGCGGTGGGCCTGTTCGCGCCCGAGAGGCGCGGTCGGGTGATCGGGGCGCTGTCCATCGGCGGTTCGCTCGCCCTCGTGCTCGGTGTGCCGGCCGGCACCTGGCTGGGCGGCCGCACCGACTGGCGGGTGCCGATGGGCGCGCTCGCCGCCCTGGGCCTCGTCCCGCTGCTCGTGATCGCGGTGCTGCTCCCCACCTCGCCCGCCGAGGCCGAGCCCGCCGCCCACGGCACCGCCCCCGACACCCGCCGCTTCGCGACCGTGCTCGCGGCCGGGGCCCTGTCCGCCACCGGGGCGTTCACGGGATACACGTACCTCGTGCCGTTCCTCGGCTCGGTGAGCGGGTTCTCGCCGGGCGCCGTCGACACCCTGCTCGTGGTGTTCGGCACCGCGTGCCTGGCCGGGGTGGGCGTCACCGGCGCGTTCCTGGACCGCTTCCCGCGCGCCGCGCTGATGACCGCCGTGGCCGTCCAGGCGGCCGGCCTGCTCGGCCTCCGCGCGGGCGGTACGCACCCGGTGGCCGCCGTGGTGTTCCTGGCCCTGACGGGCGGCGCGCTCGGACCGGTGTTCATGGCCACCCAGCACGAGATGCTGAGCTGCGCTCCCGGCCGCACGGACCTCGCCCTCGCGGCCAACTCCGGTGCCTACAACGCCGGTATCGCGGCGGGCGCCGCCCTCGGCGCGCTGATCCTGCCGCTCGCGGACGTCCGCGGCGCCTTTCTCGCCGGCGGCCTGCTGACCGCCGGCTCCTGCGCGGTCCTGCTCGCCGGACGGGCGCCCCGGCGGTGA
- a CDS encoding cold-shock protein translates to MASGIVKWFNAEKGFGFIQQDGGGPDVFAHYSEIQGGGYRELTEGEHVTFDIGQGQKGPQAQNIVRG, encoded by the coding sequence ATGGCCAGCGGCATCGTGAAGTGGTTCAACGCCGAAAAGGGCTTCGGCTTCATCCAGCAGGACGGCGGGGGCCCGGACGTCTTCGCGCACTATTCCGAGATCCAGGGCGGCGGCTACCGCGAACTGACCGAGGGCGAGCACGTCACCTTCGACATCGGCCAGGGGCAGAAGGGCCCGCAGGCGCAGAACATCGTCCGCGGCTGA
- a CDS encoding SRPBCC domain-containing protein, protein MYATRVTRHVRADPAAVYRALTDPAAVALWRVPDGMTARVHTFEAREGGAFRVSLTYDAGGGTGKSGGRTDTYRGHFARLLPGALVVEVLAFETDDDALGTTMTLTTTLTPADGGTDVELLHEGVPDAIARADNERGTRMALDRLARLLEER, encoded by the coding sequence GTGTACGCCACCCGAGTCACCCGTCATGTGCGCGCGGACCCCGCGGCCGTCTACCGGGCCCTGACCGACCCGGCCGCGGTCGCGCTCTGGCGGGTCCCCGACGGGATGACCGCCCGGGTGCACACCTTCGAGGCACGGGAGGGCGGCGCCTTCCGGGTCTCGCTCACCTACGACGCGGGCGGCGGCACCGGCAAGTCGGGCGGGCGCACCGACACCTACCGCGGTCACTTCGCCCGGCTCCTCCCGGGCGCCCTGGTCGTGGAGGTGCTGGCGTTCGAGACGGACGACGACGCGCTCGGCACCACCATGACCCTGACGACGACGCTCACCCCGGCCGACGGCGGCACGGACGTCGAGCTCCTGCACGAGGGCGTTCCCGACGCGATTGCCCGCGCGGACAACGAGCGGGGCACCCGCATGGCCCTCGACCGGCTCGCCCGGCTGCTGGAGGAACGGTAG
- a CDS encoding ATP-binding protein produces MAPPFLPRPLHRPPPGARGDRSSRADGPGPRQSALFEKAGRPVAEVPLPASDACFDLPARPLAVGAARRVVRDLLTVWDVPEGVRDDVLLVVSELITNALVHAGGTRIGCRLHRAAERIRVEVTDEITGAAGTALPAARRPGPEDQHGRGLLLVEALSLGWGVALPSGRPARVVWAELRSV; encoded by the coding sequence ATGGCTCCGCCCTTCCTCCCCCGACCGCTCCACCGCCCGCCCCCGGGCGCGAGAGGGGACCGGTCGTCTCGCGCGGACGGCCCGGGCCCGAGGCAAAGCGCGCTGTTCGAGAAGGCCGGCCGGCCGGTCGCCGAGGTCCCCCTCCCGGCGTCGGACGCCTGCTTCGACCTGCCGGCCCGCCCCCTCGCCGTCGGCGCCGCCCGCCGGGTCGTACGGGATCTGCTGACCGTATGGGACGTGCCGGAGGGGGTTCGGGACGATGTGCTCCTGGTGGTCTCCGAGCTGATCACCAACGCGCTGGTGCACGCGGGCGGCACCCGGATCGGCTGCCGGCTGCACCGCGCGGCCGAGCGGATACGGGTCGAGGTGACGGACGAGATCACCGGGGCAGCGGGCACCGCGCTCCCGGCGGCCCGCCGTCCCGGGCCCGAGGACCAGCACGGGCGCGGGCTGCTCCTGGTGGAGGCGCTGAGCCTCGGCTGGGGCGTCGCCCTCCCGTCCGGCCGGCCCGCCCGTGTCGTCTGGGCGGAACTGCGGTCCGTCTGA
- a CDS encoding acetoacetate decarboxylase family protein, whose translation MRADGTAPGPPLPGGPDPGDVLRGCARDVLEIAEGIRAVSERTATTLSAPDLTAATRRHPRTGLAGCWALLRALAARPGLAGTGPRGGITRARDLLGRVRGTDDLAALVALTALRLRVTAVLADHPELARTPGMRLLTRALTADRDEDAVRALRALLRDRTAQRALSGLAPLISELLSVRALLGGPSEGSGTSEGGAEAVELADQRRRIIATEGSLLGFLRNIEALSTDGRILVQNVRGPDGVVRYVVQAPGTAPGRPRADAPQDLVGAWRDLCATDSPYTRSLAHALAVHGIPRGAELALIGHSEGGNAVLNLAQDEDFCRTYRVTHVVAVGSPSGDRKPADPRTWIATVTNRYDLVAAPDGHPGEPTPGEPTSGASTSSAPTAGEPAPPEDPAGATRYRVEYAGPTREFPLCHRLREYIEHLRTLLPVARADLDEALAPYRGPVVRTQAYRLKDHAHPPAGHPFLTLATAPVRTTVGPVDVPVRYYDSAAAHLCFPVDPAAARSLLPDAPWLTPSRLGPRALAVLSVHEHRCTTIGPYTEIALSVLVDDLWRPRPYDAVTDLLRRVDLRRTGRYVLSLAVTTEAARVVAQEVWGQPVLRMRAEADLTGREIRARSADLGLVVEGRLGPGVRCLDADRALYGRRGTGTVRTLVRAHGRLRLHPGAGVRVRLDTAAAEPLAGQLRRLGIDVARPLFVLACPQFMAHRGGGAELAR comes from the coding sequence ATGCGAGCGGACGGCACCGCACCCGGGCCGCCCCTGCCGGGCGGGCCGGACCCAGGGGACGTGCTGCGCGGCTGCGCGCGGGACGTGTTGGAGATCGCCGAGGGCATCCGCGCGGTGTCCGAACGCACCGCCACCACCCTGTCCGCCCCGGACCTGACCGCCGCCACCCGCCGCCACCCCCGCACCGGCCTCGCCGGATGCTGGGCCCTGCTGCGGGCCCTCGCCGCGCGACCGGGCCTCGCCGGTACCGGGCCACGCGGCGGCATCACCCGTGCCCGCGACCTCTTGGGCCGGGTGCGCGGCACGGACGACCTGGCCGCGCTGGTGGCCCTCACCGCGCTGCGGCTGCGCGTCACCGCCGTACTCGCCGACCACCCCGAACTGGCCCGCACCCCCGGCATGCGCCTGCTGACCCGGGCCCTCACCGCCGACCGCGACGAGGACGCCGTACGGGCCCTGCGCGCCCTGCTCCGGGACCGCACGGCCCAGCGCGCGCTGTCCGGGCTGGCACCCCTGATATCCGAACTCCTGTCGGTCCGGGCGCTGTTGGGCGGGCCGTCCGAGGGCAGCGGCACCTCCGAGGGCGGTGCCGAGGCCGTCGAACTCGCCGACCAGCGGCGCCGGATCATCGCCACCGAGGGCTCCCTCCTCGGCTTCCTGCGCAACATCGAGGCGCTGTCCACCGACGGACGGATCCTGGTCCAGAACGTGCGCGGCCCCGACGGCGTCGTCCGCTACGTCGTCCAGGCCCCCGGCACCGCCCCCGGCCGCCCCCGCGCCGACGCCCCGCAGGACCTCGTCGGCGCCTGGCGCGACCTGTGCGCGACGGACTCCCCGTACACCCGCTCCCTGGCGCACGCCCTGGCCGTCCACGGCATCCCGCGCGGCGCCGAACTCGCCCTGATCGGCCACAGCGAGGGTGGCAACGCGGTCCTCAACCTCGCCCAGGACGAGGACTTCTGCCGCACCTACCGGGTCACCCACGTCGTCGCCGTGGGCTCCCCGTCCGGCGACCGCAAACCCGCCGACCCCCGCACCTGGATCGCCACGGTCACCAACCGGTACGACCTGGTGGCCGCCCCCGACGGCCACCCCGGCGAACCGACACCCGGCGAGCCGACCTCCGGCGCATCGACGTCCAGCGCCCCGACGGCCGGCGAACCGGCGCCCCCCGAGGACCCGGCCGGCGCCACCCGCTACCGCGTCGAATACGCCGGCCCCACCCGCGAGTTCCCCCTCTGCCACCGCCTGCGCGAGTACATCGAGCACCTGCGGACCCTGCTCCCGGTGGCCCGCGCGGACCTGGACGAGGCGCTGGCCCCCTATCGCGGCCCCGTCGTACGCACCCAGGCGTACCGGCTCAAGGACCACGCCCACCCGCCCGCCGGCCACCCCTTCCTCACCCTCGCCACCGCCCCCGTGCGCACCACGGTGGGCCCGGTCGACGTGCCGGTGCGGTACTACGACTCCGCCGCCGCGCACCTCTGCTTCCCCGTCGACCCGGCCGCCGCCCGGAGCCTGCTGCCCGACGCGCCCTGGCTGACCCCGAGCCGGCTCGGCCCCCGGGCCCTCGCCGTGCTCTCCGTGCACGAGCACCGCTGCACCACCATCGGCCCGTACACCGAGATCGCCCTGTCCGTCCTGGTGGACGACCTGTGGCGGCCGCGTCCGTACGACGCCGTCACCGATCTGCTGCGCCGCGTCGACCTGCGCCGCACCGGCCGCTACGTCCTCTCGCTCGCCGTCACCACCGAGGCGGCCCGCGTGGTCGCGCAGGAGGTCTGGGGCCAGCCGGTGCTCAGGATGCGTGCCGAGGCCGACCTGACGGGGCGGGAGATCCGGGCCCGCTCGGCGGACCTCGGGCTCGTGGTCGAGGGCCGGCTCGGGCCGGGCGTCCGCTGCCTTGACGCCGACCGGGCCCTGTACGGCCGCCGGGGCACCGGCACGGTACGCACCCTGGTCCGGGCCCATGGCAGGCTCCGGCTGCACCCGGGCGCGGGCGTGCGGGTACGGCTCGACACCGCGGCCGCCGAACCCCTCGCCGGACAGCTGCGCCGGCTCGGCATCGATGTGGCCCGGCCCCTGTTCGTGCTGGCCTGCCCGCAGTTCATGGCGCACCGCGGCGGCGGCGCGGAACTGGCGCGCTGA
- a CDS encoding response regulator transcription factor: protein MTTVLIVDDQPLQRYGFRMLLDSVPGTEVLGEAAHGAEAVRRTAQLRPDVVLMDIRMPGMDGIEATRRIVAAGARSRVLVLTTFDLDEYVHAALRAGASGFLLKDARPDELLAGIRAVAGGDAVVAPALTRRLLDEFARYGSAPTDDPRVDRLTEREREILVAIGKGWTNGEIATRLVLSESTVKTHVGRVLAKTGARDRVQAVIFAYDLGLARPSVR, encoded by the coding sequence GTGACCACCGTGCTCATCGTGGACGACCAGCCGCTGCAACGGTACGGCTTCCGGATGCTGCTGGACTCCGTGCCCGGGACGGAGGTGCTGGGCGAGGCCGCCCATGGCGCGGAGGCCGTGCGCCGGACCGCCCAACTGCGCCCGGACGTCGTGCTGATGGACATCCGGATGCCCGGCATGGACGGCATCGAGGCGACCCGGCGCATCGTCGCCGCCGGGGCCCGCTCGCGCGTCCTCGTGCTGACCACCTTCGACCTGGACGAGTACGTGCACGCGGCCCTGCGCGCCGGGGCCAGCGGCTTTCTGCTGAAGGACGCCCGCCCCGACGAACTGCTGGCCGGTATCCGCGCCGTCGCGGGCGGCGACGCGGTGGTCGCCCCCGCCCTCACCCGCCGCCTCCTGGACGAGTTCGCGCGCTACGGCTCCGCCCCCACCGACGACCCCCGCGTCGACCGTCTCACCGAACGGGAACGCGAGATCCTGGTCGCCATCGGCAAGGGCTGGACCAACGGGGAGATCGCCACCCGCCTCGTCCTGTCCGAATCCACGGTGAAGACCCACGTCGGCCGCGTCCTGGCCAAGACGGGCGCCCGCGACCGGGTCCAGGCGGTGATCTTCGCCTACGACCTCGGCCTGGCGCGGCCGAGCGTGCGGTGA
- a CDS encoding DUF6343 family protein: MADDQHGRTPRPGRCARPRTPAGTEPATARSDLRLRLILSALFLPVFTAATVGFALWSAHQGPGDSPGSGPLTVLAVVCGVLALAAALDLVRVTGRRRRERDTTDDVIG, encoded by the coding sequence ATGGCCGATGACCAGCACGGACGAACGCCCCGGCCGGGCCGCTGCGCCCGCCCCCGCACCCCCGCCGGCACCGAACCGGCCACCGCCCGCAGCGACCTGCGCCTGCGCCTGATCCTGTCCGCCCTCTTCCTCCCGGTCTTCACCGCCGCCACCGTGGGCTTCGCCCTCTGGTCCGCGCACCAGGGCCCCGGCGACAGCCCCGGCAGCGGCCCCCTCACCGTTCTCGCGGTGGTGTGCGGGGTCCTCGCGCTGGCCGCGGCCCTGGACCTGGTGCGGGTGACGGGCCGCCGACGACGCGAGCGCGACACCACCGACGACGTCATCGGCTGA
- a CDS encoding pyruvate carboxylase, with product MFRKVLVANRGEIAIRAFRAGYELGARTVAVFPHEDRNSLHRLKADEAYEIGEPGHPVRAYLSVEEIVSAARRAGADAVYPGYGFLSENPELARACEEAGITFVGPGTATLELTGNKARAVAAARAAGVPVLGSSQPSTDVDELVRAADEIGFPVFVKAVAGGGGRGMRRVEAPAQLRESIEAASREAASAFGDPTVFLEKAVVDPRHIEVQILADGEGNVVHLFERDCSLQRRHQKVIELAPAPNLDPGLRDRICADAVRFAREIGYRNAGTVEFLLDRDGNHVFIEMNPRIQVEHTVTEEVTDVDLVQAQLRIAAGETLADLGLAQETITLHGAALQCRITTEDPANGFRPDTGTISAYRSPGGSGIRLDGGTTHAGTEISAHFDSMLVKLTCRGRDFKAAIGRARRAVAEFRIRGVSTNIPFLQAVLDDPDFQAGRITTSFIEERPHLLTARSSADRGTKLLTFLADVTVNKPHGERPDLFDPLTKLPVSAAAEPPAGSRQLLVELGPEGFARRLRESPTIGVTDTTFRDAHQSLLATRVRTKDLLAVAPVVARTLPELLSLECWGGATYDVALRFLAEDPWERLAALREAVPNICLQMLLRGRNTVGYTPYPTEVTDAFVQEAAATGIDIFRIFDALNDVGQMRPAIEAVRETGTAVAEVALCYTGDLSDPGERLYTLDYYLRLAEQIVDAGAHVLAIKDMAGLLRAPAAATLVSALRREFDLPVHLHTHDTAGGQLATYLAAIQAGADAVDGAVASMAGTTSQPSLSAIVAATDHSERPTGLDLKAVGDLEPYWEGVRRIYAPFEAGLAAPTGRVYDHEIPGGQLSNLRTQAVALGLGDRFEDIEAMYAAADRILGRLVKVTPSSKVVGDLALHLVGAGVSPADFEQTPHRFDIPDSVIGFLRGELGTPPGGWPEPFRTKALQGRAAAKPVPELSAEDREGLAKDRRATLNRLLFPAPTREFEGHRQSYGDTSVLDSKAFFYGLRPGKEYAVDLEPGVRLLIELQAIGEADERGMRTVMSTLNGQLRPIQVRDRAAASDVPVTEKADRSNPDHVAAPFAGVVTLSVAEGDEVAAGVTVATIEAMKMEAAITAPKAGRVSRLAINRIQQVEGGDLLVEIG from the coding sequence ATGTTCCGTAAGGTGCTGGTCGCCAATCGCGGAGAGATCGCGATCCGCGCGTTCCGGGCGGGCTACGAACTCGGCGCGCGCACCGTCGCCGTGTTCCCGCACGAGGACCGCAACTCGCTCCACCGGCTCAAGGCCGACGAGGCGTACGAGATCGGGGAACCGGGGCACCCGGTGCGCGCCTATCTCTCCGTCGAGGAGATCGTGTCCGCCGCCCGCCGGGCCGGAGCGGACGCCGTCTACCCCGGTTACGGCTTCCTGTCCGAGAACCCGGAGCTGGCCCGCGCCTGCGAGGAGGCGGGCATCACCTTCGTCGGCCCCGGCACGGCCACGCTGGAGCTGACCGGCAACAAGGCGCGCGCGGTGGCCGCCGCCCGCGCGGCCGGCGTACCGGTGCTCGGCTCCTCCCAGCCCTCCACCGACGTGGACGAACTGGTGCGGGCCGCCGACGAGATCGGCTTCCCCGTGTTCGTGAAGGCGGTCGCGGGCGGCGGCGGTCGTGGTATGCGCCGGGTCGAGGCCCCCGCCCAGTTGCGCGAGTCCATCGAGGCCGCCTCCCGCGAGGCGGCCTCCGCGTTCGGCGACCCGACCGTCTTCCTGGAGAAGGCCGTCGTCGACCCGCGCCACATCGAGGTGCAGATCCTCGCCGACGGCGAGGGCAATGTCGTCCACCTCTTCGAGCGCGACTGCTCGCTCCAGCGCCGCCACCAGAAGGTCATCGAGCTGGCGCCCGCCCCGAACCTCGACCCCGGGCTGCGGGACCGGATCTGCGCCGACGCCGTGCGCTTCGCCCGCGAGATCGGCTACCGCAACGCGGGCACCGTGGAGTTCCTGCTCGACCGGGACGGCAACCACGTCTTCATCGAGATGAACCCGCGTATCCAGGTCGAGCACACCGTCACCGAGGAGGTCACGGACGTCGACCTGGTCCAGGCGCAGCTGCGGATCGCCGCCGGCGAGACCCTCGCCGACCTCGGCCTCGCCCAGGAGACCATCACCCTGCACGGGGCCGCGCTCCAGTGCCGCATCACCACCGAGGACCCGGCCAACGGCTTCCGCCCGGACACCGGCACGATCAGCGCGTACCGCTCGCCGGGCGGCTCCGGCATCCGGCTGGACGGCGGAACCACCCACGCCGGTACGGAGATCAGCGCCCACTTCGACTCGATGCTGGTGAAACTCACCTGCCGGGGCCGGGACTTCAAGGCCGCCATCGGCCGCGCCCGGCGCGCCGTCGCCGAGTTCCGCATCCGCGGTGTGTCCACCAACATCCCGTTCCTCCAGGCCGTGCTGGACGACCCGGACTTCCAGGCCGGCCGGATCACCACCTCGTTCATCGAGGAGCGCCCGCATCTGCTCACGGCCCGCTCCTCCGCGGACCGCGGCACCAAGCTGCTGACCTTCCTCGCCGATGTCACGGTGAACAAGCCGCACGGCGAACGGCCCGACCTGTTCGACCCGTTGACCAAGCTGCCGGTGTCGGCCGCCGCCGAGCCGCCCGCCGGATCGCGCCAGCTCCTCGTGGAACTCGGTCCCGAGGGCTTCGCCCGCCGGCTGCGCGAGTCGCCCACGATCGGGGTCACCGACACCACCTTCCGCGACGCCCACCAGTCGCTGCTCGCCACCCGGGTACGCACCAAGGACCTGCTGGCCGTCGCCCCGGTCGTCGCCCGCACCCTGCCCGAGCTGCTCTCCCTGGAGTGCTGGGGCGGCGCCACCTACGACGTCGCCCTGCGCTTCCTCGCCGAGGACCCCTGGGAGCGGCTGGCCGCCCTGCGCGAGGCCGTGCCCAACATCTGCCTCCAGATGCTGCTGCGCGGCCGCAACACCGTCGGCTACACGCCGTACCCGACGGAGGTCACCGACGCCTTCGTGCAGGAGGCCGCCGCCACCGGCATCGACATCTTCCGCATCTTCGACGCCCTCAACGACGTCGGCCAGATGCGCCCCGCCATCGAGGCCGTGCGCGAGACCGGCACGGCGGTCGCCGAGGTCGCCCTCTGCTACACCGGCGATCTGAGCGACCCCGGCGAGCGGCTCTACACCCTCGACTACTACCTGCGGCTCGCCGAGCAGATCGTCGACGCGGGCGCCCATGTCCTCGCGATCAAGGACATGGCCGGACTGCTGCGCGCCCCGGCCGCCGCCACCCTGGTCTCGGCGCTGCGCCGCGAGTTCGACCTGCCCGTGCACCTGCACACCCACGACACCGCGGGCGGCCAGCTCGCCACCTACCTCGCCGCGATCCAGGCGGGCGCGGACGCGGTGGACGGCGCGGTCGCCTCCATGGCCGGGACGACCTCGCAGCCGTCGCTCTCCGCGATCGTGGCCGCCACCGACCACTCCGAGCGGCCCACCGGCCTCGACCTCAAGGCGGTCGGCGACCTGGAGCCGTACTGGGAGGGCGTGCGCCGGATCTACGCCCCCTTCGAGGCGGGTCTCGCCGCGCCGACCGGGCGCGTCTACGACCACGAGATCCCGGGCGGCCAGCTCTCCAACCTGCGCACCCAGGCCGTCGCGCTCGGCCTCGGCGACCGCTTCGAGGACATCGAGGCGATGTACGCCGCCGCCGACCGCATCCTCGGCCGGCTGGTCAAGGTCACCCCGTCCTCCAAGGTGGTCGGCGACCTCGCCCTGCACCTGGTGGGCGCCGGGGTCTCCCCGGCGGACTTCGAACAGACCCCCCACCGGTTCGACATCCCCGACTCGGTGATCGGCTTCCTGCGCGGGGAGCTGGGCACCCCGCCCGGCGGCTGGCCGGAGCCGTTCCGCACCAAGGCGTTGCAGGGCCGCGCCGCCGCCAAGCCGGTGCCCGAGCTGTCCGCCGAGGACCGCGAGGGCCTGGCCAAGGACCGCAGGGCGACCCTGAACCGGCTGCTGTTCCCGGCGCCCACCAGGGAGTTCGAGGGCCACCGGCAGTCGTACGGCGACACGAGCGTCCTGGACAGCAAGGCGTTCTTCTACGGTCTGCGCCCGGGCAAGGAGTACGCCGTCGACCTGGAGCCCGGCGTGCGGCTGCTGATCGAGCTTCAGGCGATCGGCGAGGCCGACGAGCGCGGTATGCGCACGGTGATGTCCACGCTCAACGGCCAGCTGCGGCCCATCCAGGTCCGCGACCGGGCGGCCGCCTCGGACGTGCCGGTGACGGAGAAGGCCGACCGTTCGAACCCGGACCACGTGGCCGCGCCGTTCGCCGGTGTGGTGACCCTCTCGGTGGCCGAGGGCGACGAGGTGGCGGCCGGGGTCACCGTCGCCACCATCGAGGCGATGAAGATGGAGGCCGCGATCACGGCCCCGAAGGCGGGCCGGGTGTCCCGGCTGGCCATCAACCGCATCCAGCAGGTGGAGGGCGGCGACCTGCTGGTCGAGATCGGCTGA